A single genomic interval of Sceloporus undulatus isolate JIND9_A2432 ecotype Alabama chromosome 2, SceUnd_v1.1, whole genome shotgun sequence harbors:
- the C1QTNF1 gene encoding complement C1q tumor necrosis factor-related protein 1 — translation MKGPLVLCALLLICLLFQAHCNESDMEGRPGTATQPPPQYHTSRAENDYEKYSKRSRGSTCVRCCDPPEGFAAYPMYQPLPQINITILKGEKGDRGDRGLQGKLGKAGSVGRKGQMGLKGEKGSMGAPGERYKSNYAAFSVGRRKPLHSNDYYQTLIFDTEYVNLYSHFNMFMGKFYCYVPGVYFFSLNVHTWNQKETYLHIMHNGAEAAILYAQASDRSIMQSQSLMLELQDQDEIWVRLFKGERDNAVFSDEYDTYVTFSGYLVKPSSEP, via the exons ATGAAGGGCCCACTGGTACTCTGTGCCCTTTTGCTCATCTGCCTGCTCTTCCAGGCTCATTGCAATGAGAGTGATATGGAAGGGAGGCCTGGAACAGCAACACAACCACCACCCCAGTATCACACTTCCAG GGCTGAAAATGACTATGAGAAATACAGCAAGCGGTCTAGAGGTTCTACGTGCGTGCGCTGCTGTGATCCTCCTGAGGGTTTTGCAGCATATCCGATGTACCAGCCTTTGCCTCAGATCAACATTACTATCCTGAAAG GTGAGAAAGGAGACCGTGGTGATCGTGGCCTCCAAGGAAAGTTGGGCAAGGCTGGTTCTGTAGGGAGAAAGGGCCAGATGGGCCTCAAGGGAGAAAAAGGCAGCATGGGAGCTCCAGGGGAGCGGTACAAGAGCAACTATGCTGCCTTTTCAGTGGGCCGAAGGAAACCACTGCACAGCAATGATTATTACCAGACACTCATCTTTGACACCGAATATGTGAACCTCTACAGCCATTTCAACATGTTCATGGGCAAGTTCTACTGCTATGTGCCAGGTGTGTATTTCTTCAGCCTCAACGTGCATACCTGGAATCAGAAGGAGACCTACCTTCACATAATGCATAATGGGGCAGAAGCAGCCATCTTGTACGCACAGGCCAGTGACCGAAGCATCATGCAGAGCCAGAGCCTTATGCTGGAGCTACAGGACCAGGATGAAATCTGGGTACGGCTCTTCAAGGGTGAGCGTGACAATGCCGTTTTTAGTGATGAATACGATACATATGTTACCTTCAGTGGATACCTAGTTAAGCCTAGTTCTGAGCCATGA